The Chthoniobacterales bacterium genome includes a window with the following:
- a CDS encoding histidine phosphatase family protein, with translation MKTLLALLLSCVLFAGNALAGPTIFFVRHAEKTTTGGDDMDISEAGRARAESLATLLKDAEISAIFTTELKRTQQTAAPLAKALHLEPTIIPAKDQPALIAKLQGSSGNILVVGHGNTIPNLIKTLGITTPIKIDDPDYDNLFIVLLEEKPRLIRLHYR, from the coding sequence ATGAAAACACTTCTCGCTCTTCTGCTTTCCTGCGTCTTGTTCGCGGGCAACGCCCTCGCGGGTCCGACGATCTTCTTCGTTCGCCATGCCGAAAAAACCACTACCGGCGGCGACGATATGGACATATCCGAAGCCGGCCGGGCCCGGGCCGAATCCCTGGCGACCCTTCTCAAAGACGCCGAGATTTCCGCGATCTTCACCACCGAGCTCAAGCGCACTCAACAAACCGCCGCGCCGCTCGCGAAAGCGCTCCATCTCGAGCCAACCATCATTCCGGCCAAGGATCAGCCCGCGCTCATCGCGAAACTCCAGGGTTCATCCGGCAACATCCTCGTCGTCGGTCACGGCAACACCATTCCCAACCTCATCAAGACTCTCGGCATCACGACGCCGATCAAGATCGACGATCCCGATTACGACAATCTTTTCATCGTCCTCCTCGAAGAAAAGCCCCGCCTGATCCGATTGCACTACCGGTGA
- a CDS encoding DUF1697 domain-containing protein — MSSVVFLRAVNVGKANRCRPGEIAKKLSRFDVVNIGAVGTFVVRKEVSESTLRAAIARELPFKIEIMICPAREILNLVASDPFKGQPSGPMITRFVNVLHKPLTSHVTRLPRRSTAKEGHMSLSLPSEEAWLAKVIAIRGRFVLGVYRREMKAIGCLGKLEKQIGVPATNRNWNTIEKIVAVLKAG; from the coding sequence ATGTCTTCCGTCGTCTTTCTCCGCGCCGTGAACGTCGGCAAAGCCAATCGTTGCCGGCCCGGCGAGATCGCGAAGAAGCTGTCGAGGTTCGACGTAGTGAACATCGGCGCGGTCGGAACGTTCGTGGTTCGAAAAGAGGTCAGCGAATCCACTCTGCGGGCCGCGATCGCCCGGGAGCTCCCATTCAAAATCGAAATTATGATTTGTCCCGCCCGGGAGATTCTCAATCTCGTGGCAAGCGATCCATTTAAAGGACAGCCCTCTGGTCCAATGATCACCCGTTTCGTGAACGTGCTTCACAAGCCCCTCACGTCACACGTCACTCGCCTGCCACGCCGAAGCACGGCGAAGGAGGGTCACATGTCACTTTCCCTTCCCTCCGAGGAAGCCTGGCTCGCCAAGGTCATCGCCATCCGAGGCCGATTCGTTCTGGGCGTTTATCGCCGCGAAATGAAAGCCATCGGTTGCCTCGGCAAGCTCGAGAAGCAAATCGGCGTCCCCGCCACGAACCGCAACTGGAACACCATCGAGAAGATCGTCGCGGTGCTGAAAGCTGGCTGA
- a CDS encoding SIMPL domain-containing protein, producing the protein MKKLLLLACLALPVPLFAQGGLPDKPYIYVEGKAEIEKAADMVTLRFDSVARNPDQAKANQEVQTKATKILALLKDKNIAQSDTIAADIKSEPEFEYDEPGHRKGKIIRYSVTRRFEVKVHNLEIFPKLVDELIGIPGTEFTEITGALKKQKEVEDEIWRSALVNAREQADKTAKAMGVTIDSVFAISPKPFAQIRGDIFGSDYAETTARSIVTGPPEYLLGPMTVSQSVHVIYLISPAK; encoded by the coding sequence ATGAAGAAGCTCCTTCTCCTCGCCTGTCTCGCTCTCCCCGTGCCCTTGTTTGCCCAGGGCGGCCTTCCGGACAAACCCTACATCTACGTCGAAGGCAAAGCCGAAATCGAGAAAGCGGCCGACATGGTAACGCTGCGATTCGACTCCGTCGCTCGCAATCCGGACCAGGCTAAGGCAAATCAGGAGGTCCAAACAAAAGCCACGAAGATTCTCGCGCTCCTAAAGGACAAGAATATCGCGCAAAGCGATACCATTGCCGCGGATATCAAATCAGAGCCCGAATTCGAATATGACGAGCCCGGTCACAGGAAGGGTAAGATCATCCGCTACAGTGTGACGAGACGCTTCGAAGTGAAGGTGCATAATCTCGAGATATTTCCGAAGCTGGTCGATGAATTAATAGGTATTCCCGGCACGGAGTTCACCGAGATCACTGGGGCTCTGAAAAAACAGAAAGAAGTAGAGGACGAAATCTGGCGGAGCGCCTTGGTTAATGCCCGCGAACAAGCGGATAAAACTGCGAAAGCAATGGGCGTCACAATTGATTCCGTGTTCGCCATATCGCCAAAGCCATTCGCGCAAATTCGCGGTGACATATTTGGTTCCGACTATGCGGAGACCACCGCACGCTCGATTGTGACCGGCCCGCCCGAGTACCTTCTCGGGCCGATGACCGTGAGCCAAAGTGTTCACGTTATCTACCTGATCTCTCCGGCGAAATAA